From Nicotiana tabacum cultivar K326 chromosome 15, ASM71507v2, whole genome shotgun sequence, the proteins below share one genomic window:
- the LOC107828954 gene encoding tubulin beta-1 chain-like produces MREILHIQGGQCGNQIGSKFWEVICDEHGVDPSGRYNASNADASDLQLERINVYFNEAAAGRYVPRAVLMDLEPGTMDSIRSGPYGQIFRPDNFVFGQSGAGNNWAKGHYTEGAELIDSVLDVVRKEAENCDCMQGFQVCHSLGGGTGSGMGTLLISKIREEYPDRMMLTFSVFPSPKVSDTVVEPYNATLSVHQLVENADECMVLDNEALYDICFRTLKLTNPSFGDLNHLISATMSGVTCCLRFPGQLNSDLRKLAVNLIPFPRLHFFMVGFAPLTSRGSQQYSSLTVPELTQQMWDAKNMMCAADPRHGRYLTASALFRGKMSTKEVDEQMINVQNKNSSYFVEWIPNNMKSSVCDIPPTGLKMASTFVGNSTSIQEMFRRVSEQFTAMFRRKAFLHWYTGEGMDEMEFTEAESNMNDLVAEYQQYQDATADDEEEYDEEGVEEHYE; encoded by the exons ATGAGAGAAATCTTGCACATTCAAGGTGGCCAATGTGGGAACCAAATCGGTTCCAAATTCTGGGAAGTAATATGCGATGAACATGGTGTTGATCCATCTGGTCGTTACAATGCTAGCAACGCGGATGCCTCTGATCTCCAACTCGAACGCATTAATGTGTATTTCAATGAGGCTGCTGCTGGTCGTTATGTACCTAGAGCTGTACTTATGGATCTTGAACCTGGTACTATGGACAGCATTAGATCTGGTCCTTATGGACAGATCTTTCGACCTGATAACTTTGTTTTTGGACAGTCTGGTGCTGGGAATAATTGGGCTAAAGGACATTATACTGAAGGCGCTGAGTTGATTGATTCTGTTCTTGATGTTGTTCGTAAAGAGGCTGAGAATTGTGATTGCATGCAAG GATTCCAGGTTTGTCATTCACTTGGAGGGGGAACTGGTTCAGGCATGGGAACTCTTTTGATTTCAAAGATAAGGGAAGAATATCCAGACAGAATGATGCTCACCTTCTCTGTTTTCCCATCTCCAAAGGTTTCTGACACTGTTGTTGAACCCTACAATGCTACACTCTCTGTGCACCAATTAGTGGAAAATGCTGATGAATGTATGGTCCTTGACAATGAAGCCCTCTACGATATTTGTTTCAGGACTCTCAAGCTCACCAATCCAAGCT TTGGTGACCTGAACCATTTGATATCTGCAACAATGAGTGGTGTTACATGCTGTCTAAGATTTCCTGGCCAGCTGAACTCAGACTTGCGAAAATTGGCTGTCAATTTAATCCCATTTCCACGTCTTCATTTCTTCATGGTGGGATTTGCACCATTGACATCTCGTGGATCGCAGCAATACAGTTCCCTCACAGTGCCAGAGCTCACACAACAAATGTGGGATGCCAAGAACATGATGTGTGCAGCTGACCCTCGTCACGGCCGTTACTTAACTGCCTCTGCTTTATTCAgaggaaaaatgagcacaaaagaAGTAGATGAACAAATGATCAATGTCCAGAACAAGAACTCGTCTTACTTTGTCGAGTGGATTCCTAACAATATGAAGTCTAGTGTGTGTGACATTCCACCAACTGGGCTAAAAATGGCATCAACTTTTGTTGGCAATTCGACGTCTATTCAAGAAATGTTTAGGAGAGTGAGCGAGCAGTTCACGGCCATGTTTAGGCGAAAGGCGTTTTTGCATTGGTATACTGGAGAGGGAATGGATGAAATGGAGTTTACTGAAGCTGAGAGTAATATGAATGATTTGGTTGCTGAATATCAGCAATATCAGGATGCTACTGCAGATGATGAGGAAGAATATGATGAGGAGGGGGTTGAAGAGCATTATGAATAA